A window of the Methyloprofundus sp. genome harbors these coding sequences:
- a CDS encoding 5,6,7,8-tetrahydromethanopterin hydro-lyase codes for MSILDKVFSFFSEGNSSMAKINNLRVGESLNGDGNEVAHIDLMMGPRGSAAESAFANCLTNNKDGFSSLLAVVAPNLMVKPATVMFNKVTIKGSKQAVQMFGPAQRGVAMAVADCVEDGTIPADEADDIFISVGVFIHWLAEDDAAIEKNNYDAVKASIKNAVAGTPTAAEVVAQKSTSEHPFAANKV; via the coding sequence ATGTCAATTCTAGATAAAGTTTTTTCTTTTTTTTCAGAGGGTAATAGTAGCATGGCTAAAATTAACAACTTACGCGTTGGTGAATCTTTAAACGGCGACGGAAACGAAGTTGCACACATTGACTTAATGATGGGGCCTCGTGGTTCTGCTGCTGAGTCTGCTTTCGCAAACTGCTTAACAAACAACAAAGACGGTTTCTCAAGCTTATTAGCTGTTGTTGCTCCTAACCTTATGGTTAAGCCTGCAACTGTTATGTTCAACAAAGTAACTATCAAAGGTTCTAAGCAAGCAGTTCAAATGTTCGGTCCTGCACAACGTGGTGTTGCAATGGCTGTTGCTGATTGTGTTGAAGATGGAACTATCCCAGCTGATGAAGCTGATGATATATTCATCTCTGTAGGTGTTTTCATTCACTGGTTAGCTGAAGATGATGCTGCTATTGAGAAAAACAACTACGATGCTGTTAAAGCATCTATCAAAAACGCTGTAGCTGGTACACCTACTGCAGCTGAAGTTGTTGCTCAAAAGTCAACTTCTGAGCATCCATTTGCTGCAAACAAAGTTTAA